The Mycobacterium avium subsp. avium genomic sequence AGCGATGAGGAGGAGCGTCGCAATATGACCAGTCCGAAGGTGCAATTGACCGACGACGAGTGGCGCCAGCGGCTCACCCCGGAGGAGTTCCACGTGCTGCGCCAGGCCGGCACCGAGCGACCCTTCACCGGTGAATACACCGACACCAAGACCGAGGGCGTCTACCAGTGCCGGGCCTGCGGGGCCGAATTGTTCCGCAGCACAGAGAAATTCGAGTCGCACTGCGGCTGGCCGTCGTTCTACGACCCGGCGAACTCCGATGCGGTGATCCTGCTGCCGGACCACTCTTTGGGCACGACGCGCACCGAGGTGCTGTGCGCGAACTGCCACAGCCACCTGGGCCACGTGTTCACCGGCGAGGGCTACCCGACGCCG encodes the following:
- the msrB gene encoding peptide-methionine (R)-S-oxide reductase MsrB, which gives rise to MTSPKVQLTDDEWRQRLTPEEFHVLRQAGTERPFTGEYTDTKTEGVYQCRACGAELFRSTEKFESHCGWPSFYDPANSDAVILLPDHSLGTTRTEVLCANCHSHLGHVFTGEGYPTPTDQRYCINSICLRLVPS